A part of Phoenix dactylifera cultivar Barhee BC4 chromosome 2, palm_55x_up_171113_PBpolish2nd_filt_p, whole genome shotgun sequence genomic DNA contains:
- the LOC103695623 gene encoding transcription initiation factor TFIID subunit 8-like codes for MEPPAKHKEEDRSPRPPFAATVSRVAVAQICLTIGYAAAEPAALRALADVAARFVQALTRSGASIAASNGRTDANLLDLVRAMEDLSLPLGFAGASDPTRPLLRSSILRELMAFVRSVEEIPFPRPIRRESVRTRVSPSFAQMGREPPFRHVPRWLPCFPESWERSPREGEGGGDGREAEGNRERTKGVSLLWEGERLLPAERERVWFRLEYCGRERKKKKRVGEKAEERGGKRR; via the coding sequence ATGGAACCGCCGGCGAAGCATAAGGAGGAGGATCGGAGCCCTCGTCCCCCCTTCGCCGCCACCGTTTCCAGGGTCGCCGTGGCCCAGATCTGCCTCACCATCGGGTACGCTGCCGCGGAGCCCGCCGCCCTCCGCGCCCTCGCCGACGTCGCCGCTCGCTTCGTCCAGGCCCTGACCCGGTCGGGCGCCTCTATCGCCGCCTCCAACGGCCGGACCGACGCAAACCTCCTCGACCTCGTCCGGGCGATGGAGGACCTCAGCCTCCCGCTGGGCTTCGCCGGCGCCTCCGATCCGACGAGACCGCTTCTGAGATCGAGCATTTTGAGAGAGCTTATGGCGTTCGTCCGATCGGTGGAGGAGATCCCTTTCCCGAGGCCGATCCGGCGCGAATCCGTGAGGACTAGGGTTTCGCCGAGCTTCGCGCAGATGGGGCGGGAACCGCCGTTCCGGCACGTGCCGCGGTGGCTGCCGTGCTTCCCGGAGTCATGGGAGAGGTCGCcgagagagggggagggcggCGGGGACGGGAGAGAAGCGGAGGGTAACAGGGAGAGGACGAAGGGGGTGAGCTTATTATGGGAAGGGGAGAGGCTTTTGCCggcggagagggagagagtttGGTTCCGATTAGAGTACTGTGgtagggagaggaagaagaagaagagggtcgGCGAGAAGGCGGAAGAGAGGGGTGGGAAGAGAAGATAG